The genome window CCCACTAAACGCAGTTCAAACTCAAAGCCTTCAAGGGTTAATTGTTTTGCAGCATCTAAAATTCCTTTAACGTTTTTGGGCTTTTCGTCAAAACAAGATACGTGCAATAAAACAGGTTTTGGATTTTGCGGTTTAGGATTTAACGGACTAAAGAAACCTACGTTTACCACGTTTGATATTTGCAGGTATTTATTAGTAAGTTGATGCTGTTGCATGGCCACTCCCAAATGGGTAGATACTGTGGTAATGGCTGAGGCGTTTTTAGCCACTCTGCGGGTAAGCCATTTGCGCAATGTTCCGCTATAACTACCGCTATTTTGGGGTAAGTACCTCGACCAATGTTCAGTAATAATATAAGGTGTGCCGGTGGTTATCTTTTTATAAAGTGCCCATAATCCGCTGCGGGTAAGTATATGTACGTGGTTTATATCAGGCTTGCCAAATACTTTTTTTATCAAGCCATAACCTTTTATAGTAGCCCATAAATAACGCAATGGGTATAGGTATTTATCAATTGTACCGTTTTTGCGTATATAGGCAATTACAGTTTTTAGCTGTCCCTCAATGTGGTAATTATATTCAATTCCCTTTTTCTGATTAGGATCTGGTGTTATGTGCAACACGGCAACATCGGCAAAGTTTAAAACGGCAAAGGCATGGTATTTTACAAACAACCCGGCCATGCTATCGTTTTTGTGCGGGTACCAAGCAGGTAAAAAAAGTACTTTTATTTTTTTGGGTTGCACTAATGGCAAATTTATACAAACAAATAAGCCCGACCTAATGGGCCGGGCTGTATATTTTGTTTTGAGTTGATATTGTATGAGTATTAGTTGCCTAAGATTTGGAAAAGCTCATCCAACTTAGGAGTTAGGATAATCTCTGTACGGCGGTTTTTTGCGCGGGCTTCAGCACTCTTGTTTTCAGCAATGGGAGAAAACTCACCACGGCCTGAAGCAATAATACGGGCAGGGTCAATTTTACCGTCTTCAGCCAAAATTCGTACTATTGAGGTGGCGCGAAGCACACTTAAATCCCAATTGTCTTTTATCTGGGCTGTTTTCATAGGTACATTGTCCGTATGGCCTTCAATCATTATGCCTACATCGGGTTGGCTGTTGATGGCTTTGGCAAATTCAAGCAGAGCTTCTTTACCCTTTTTGTCAACCACAATGCTACCGCTGGCAAACAGTAGCTTTTCATCCATTGATACGTACACTTTTCCGTTTTTAACGGTAACGGTAAGCCCTTGGTCTTTATAGCCAAGCAAGGCTTTTGTTAAACTATTTTTAAGTGCATTTACAGCAGAGTCTTTTGTGTTTAGTATCGATTGTAGTTCATTAACCTTCGTTTCTTTCTGTTTTAGGTTTTGTTGTAACTCTGTAATTGATTTCTCTTTATCTGCTAAATCCTGCTCTTTTTTGTTCAATTCTACCTCTTTTTTGTTCAGTTTTGTCTCAAGGTCTTTCAATTCCCTGTCCAATTTTTGGTTTTCTTTTTCGGTATTTTTTTGCAGGGTTTCGTACGAGTTTTTTAGTTGTTCTAAATCCTCGCGGGTACGTTGTAAACGGGTAGCATTTTCGGTAGAATCAATTACCAATCTGCCAATATGCTTTTGCTGTGCATAGTTTTCTTCTTTCAACACCTTATTCTCAGTTGTGGCGGTTTCTAACTGGGTGTTACAGTTCTTGTTTTTTTCGGCAGCGTCATCGTATGCCTTTTGCAAATCTTGATGTTTGCGCAGCGGCACACACGATGCCATTGATGCTATTAGAGCCACCCAAAGTATTTTTTTCATACAAGTTAATGTTTAAGGCAAAGTAAGCCGAATGGAGCACAGGTAACAATTATAGTTAACAACAACTGTTTAGATTAATGTACAGGTGAGTAAAACAAGGGTGTTTAAAAACAAAAAACGTGGCGCAATTTATTGCGTCACGTTTTTTAAATAAAATCTTTATTAATAAGCGATTATGATAATATTGCTTATGAGATAAGTTTTTGACGTAGTAAAAATTCAAGCTGCTCGTTAGCCCTCTCTAAACTCTTCATTAGCTCGCGGTTCTTGCGACGAAGGTCGAAGATTTCGTAGGCTTGGTTCACCACTACTTTAATTTCGTCCTCGTTCCATGGTTTTTGTAAATAACGATAAATCTGACCTTTATTAATAGCTTCTACAAGTGCCGAAAAATCAGTATAACCGGTTAATAAAATACGGATAGGTTCAGTGTGTTTATCCTTAATTGCTGTTAAAAATTCAACACCCGTCATTTCAGGCATCCGTTGGTCGGTAATAATAATTTCAATACCCGGGTTGGCATCCAGAATTTCCATGCCCTCCTTTGCAGATACTGCTGTTTTAATATCATACAACTGACGGAAAGTAGATTTAAAACCCACTAAATTTCCAACCTCATCATCTACATAAAGTATCTTAATCTTCTCGTTTTCCATGTGTATTTTTCGAGCGTAAATTTCAATAAAAGTATTTAAAATTTAAAATATTTCTTTAAAAAAATTTATATTGCACCTGCAAATGAAATCAAACATCCAATTACCAGCCTTAGCCGACGATGTTTCATATTCTACAATATTTTTCAGGCTTCGTACTGAAAATGAAATTGATGTGTTCAACCAATTTCTTATCAAAAATACCAATATTTTTGTTTTTGACACAATACACTCACAATTATGCGAACTTATTAAAAGTTTGCACCCTTCCCGCAAATTAAGTAAAGAAGAATTACACCAAGGTGTTGAAAAGCATCTTGCAGGTGCAAATATACAACATTATGGAGTGTGGGTGTTTTATCCATGGTCGCGTAGGTTGGTTCATTTACTGGATGAACAAGAGTTTATTGAGGTACGCACAAATCGTAACCAATATAAAATTACACGTGAAGAGCGTGATTTACTCGGAACAAAAAAAATAGGCATTGTTGGTCTTTCAGTGGGCCAGTCTATAGCTCTTACCTTAGCTATGGAGCGTAGCTTTGGTGAGTTACGTCTTGCCGATTTT of Bacteroidota bacterium contains these proteins:
- a CDS encoding glycosyltransferase family 4 protein, whose translation is MQPKKIKVLFLPAWYPHKNDSMAGLFVKYHAFAVLNFADVAVLHITPDPNQKKGIEYNYHIEGQLKTVIAYIRKNGTIDKYLYPLRYLWATIKGYGLIKKVFGKPDINHVHILTRSGLWALYKKITTGTPYIITEHWSRYLPQNSGSYSGTLRKWLTRRVAKNASAITTVSTHLGVAMQQHQLTNKYLQISNVVNVGFFSPLNPKPQNPKPVLLHVSCFDEKPKNVKGILDAAKQLTLEGFEFELRLVGDGKDHQMCVDYANELGLTNVVFTGLKTGTNLLAEYQKADVFVLFSNFENQPVVLIEAFACGLPVIATKVGGIPEIVQPERGILIDAKDKKALIDAIKSSILHPEQFNKAAMQQYAHDNFSYEGVGRKFFEVYKQTLNL
- a CDS encoding OmpA family protein; this encodes MKKILWVALIASMASCVPLRKHQDLQKAYDDAAEKNKNCNTQLETATTENKVLKEENYAQQKHIGRLVIDSTENATRLQRTREDLEQLKNSYETLQKNTEKENQKLDRELKDLETKLNKKEVELNKKEQDLADKEKSITELQQNLKQKETKVNELQSILNTKDSAVNALKNSLTKALLGYKDQGLTVTVKNGKVYVSMDEKLLFASGSIVVDKKGKEALLEFAKAINSQPDVGIMIEGHTDNVPMKTAQIKDNWDLSVLRATSIVRILAEDGKIDPARIIASGRGEFSPIAENKSAEARAKNRRTEIILTPKLDELFQILGN
- a CDS encoding response regulator — encoded protein: MENEKIKILYVDDEVGNLVGFKSTFRQLYDIKTAVSAKEGMEILDANPGIEIIITDQRMPEMTGVEFLTAIKDKHTEPIRILLTGYTDFSALVEAINKGQIYRYLQKPWNEDEIKVVVNQAYEIFDLRRKNRELMKSLERANEQLEFLLRQKLIS